The window GGGCTTGTTTGAGCGCGGCCAGGCTTTCGCGTCCCGGTATGCGCTCTAATGCCATTCTCGCGTCGTATCGGCGTTCGGAGTTTTCTAACAGTTTGGCCAATTGGGGCACGATGCTCCGATCGCCGATCAATCCAAGCAGATAGAACGCTTCGGTCCAAACGAATCGGCTGCGCGGCCCCTGTGCCAACTCTAGAAGTTGGGTTGCCACGTCGCGCGCCTCTCTCGACTCGGGACGGGCGGCATGGTGAACCAGATTGTGCAAGGCCATCATGGCGGCGCGAGCCTGAGCGCGGTCTTCCGACGCTGCCACGGTGGCGATGAAGAAGACCCCTTCCCCGCCCAATCCGGCGGCCATTTTGATGCCGCGCATTCGCATATCGGGATTGATGGACTTTAGCAGTTCGATGACGGTGGCGACTGGTCTTGGATTCTGTCCTTGCACGATTACAGCCTCCAGGGCGGACGGTAGGGCGTCGAGAGGAATCGATTGGCCTCGTCGTCGCCGATGAAGCGCTGGGCCTTGGGGTCCCATCGCAGTTTGCGCCTCAACTGAAAGGCGATATTCGCAATGTTGCCGAGAGTGATGACGCGGTGGCCGACCTCGACGGGCATGGCGGGTCGCTCGCCCGTGCGGATACAGTGCAGAAAGTTCTCTCTATGGCGCACGGTGGCATCGGGCGAACTGCCCTCGAACAGAGGCAGGTGGACGCCCCTGGCGGGCGGCGAATATTCCTTGGCTTTGGGCTCGGTGTCGCATCCGCCGTCCCCGCCCGATAGGAGCAGCGTATCTCGGTCGCCGTGGAACAGAGCGCCCCAAGGGATCTCCTCGTTCGCTCCGGGAAAGCGGTGGCGGGTACCGGGTTGATCCCAAGTCAGCGTCCAGTCGGGGTTTTTAAACTCCCATTTGACGCTCATCGTGTGCGGCACGTCGTACATTCCGTCCTTGTGCAGTTCTCCCGTCGCTTCGACGCTCACGGGGCCGGCATTGTCCTGGTTCATGGCCCACAGCACGATGCTGAGCACGTGGTGGCCGCGGTCGCGCACGAAGCCGCCGCCATAGTCCATGAACCATCGGAAGTTGAAGTGCGCTCGGAGCGCATTGTAGGGAACCCATCGAGCCGGGCCCAGCCACATGTTCCAATCTAGATGCGGCGGCGGCTCCGTGTTTTGTCCCCATCCGCCCGGCCAATTGGGCTCGTGCCACACCTCGACGTGCTTGACGCGG of the Armatimonadota bacterium genome contains:
- a CDS encoding Gfo/Idh/MocA family oxidoreductase, translating into MGDHRDEDKTLSRRDFLTRGSKAVGSFSIPSVIASGILAIAGKAGANDRIVTAVIGCGGMGRNHIAPDCAALCDVDLNHLNEAAKRVTVGQPLMTKDYRHILDRKDIDAVYIAAPDHWHGIMSVHAMQAGKHVYCEKPTASTVHEGIAMINAARHYKRVVQIGAQGRSNNNARAAAQFVRNGEIGRVKHVEVWHEPNWPGGWGQNTEPPPHLDWNMWLGPARWVPYNALRAHFNFRWFMDYGGGFVRDRGHHVLSIVLWAMNQDNAGPVSVEATGELHKDGMYDVPHTMSVKWEFKNPDWTLTWDQPGTRHRFPGANEEIPWGALFHGDRDTLLLSGGDGGCDTEPKAKEYSPPARGVHLPLFEGSSPDATVRHRENFLHCIRTGERPAMPVEVGHRVITLGNIANIAFQLRRKLRWDPKAQRFIGDDEANRFLSTPYRPPWRL